The Humulus lupulus chromosome 3, drHumLupu1.1, whole genome shotgun sequence genome window below encodes:
- the LOC133825223 gene encoding uncharacterized protein LOC133825223 has translation MRKKQLPHTCSRRGYARTMDDMSRESSKPVTRVQAFLKTHTKKNGEPVNAQAAEVIEKLQVLANEKPDSCTTQNTVQDALTIIFGLDKNGRSLANGRGVTNTKLAILRARDDHISQLESSQCEMKNKMSEMMNLINTIEKSVNIQGFTQPSEAESHMPSPMSVNNLKFTPENNACNLLDWNGSGEIVAEGRWSSSDPLCEVHHLRLGPNAMRVWVDVAKKPTAYLWRPTSHMSTIEEAVGCTVAWPSNKVTMRYLWCTTNE, from the exons atgaggaagaaacAACTCCCACATACATGCAGCAggagaggatatgctcgaacaatggatgacatg AGTAGGGAAAGCTCAAAACCTGTAACAAGAGTTCAAGCTTTCTTAAAGACACACacaaagaagaatggtgaacctgtgaATGCACAAGCTGCTGAAGTTATT GAGAAGCTACAAGTTCTTGCAAATGAAAAACCAGATTCATGCACAACACAGAATACTGTACAAGATGCTCTCACTATCATATTTGGTCTTGACAAGAATGGTAGATCATTAGCTAATGGGAGGGGAGTAACTAATACAAAGTTAGCTATTCTAAGAGCAAGAGATGACCATATTTCACAATTGGAATCAAGTCAATGTGAGATGAAGAATAAAATGTCTGAGATGATGAATCTTATTAATACTATTGAAAAAAGTGTAAACATTCAg GGGTTTACTCAACCAAGTGAAGCGGAGTCACACATGCCTTCTCCTATG AGTGTTAATAATCTGAAGTTCACTCCTGAAAACAATGCTTGCAATTTACTTGATTGGAATGGAAGTGGAGAAATTGTTGCAGAAGGTCGATGGTCTTCTAGTGATCCTTTATGTGAGGTGCATCATCTTCGTCTTGGGCCTAATGCAATGAGAGTTTGGGTTGATGTTGCTAAGAAACCTACTGCATATTTATGGAGACCAACATCACATATGAGTACAATTGAAGAAGCGGTTGGTTGCACTGTTGCTTGGCCTTCTAATAAAGTTACAATgag ATATCTTTG GTGCACAACTAATGAATGA